Proteins from a single region of Trichoplusia ni isolate ovarian cell line Hi5 chromosome 3, tn1, whole genome shotgun sequence:
- the LOC113508779 gene encoding uncharacterized protein LOC113508779, whose translation MSEEHDVECPVKDDKSTDENEGPVAEDAADDPATEVPDVPKVPGVPEVPGVPEPSANTSKEDSAIDKETLSSEVDEKKDLYGANDKGNLSWTVEGNEFRVSWSLPEGATTAKDYIALCYTESAGNVGVVGRVPATGCASGDIMWLLDEPNQPYEDCEQLLCFRYYNGEGEECAAESSALPARFKVDLKKLPLRLREGMSRKRSGDQVSPFSYNNESFEMNSENPPRVEFVPGTSHEIKHLSDNVNKCSISALESNGNNLEQTKCDPSKSLVSNLSQESQNVNSESRSATDCRPTSSGVKKKCPPPVDTGGGQALNGVKKKSIVNSGFDSPTSPGTEYYKIWSPKNPCKIMKFVYDVESATVPSEAEKSPVPPLPPRQSHKPLERMHALSPPQVPRHRKPKKLTKPEDAFNFELIDTDEQFFTDNNITNSSTLQGELNDFKPGEFYSGNQIATSSTASFWRGGQNVAPLATPETDGSLCESTISSMKLSRLNEEKRSKDVPDGAPSVSRSKILFIKDIGPDNYITTTFARRDKPSPPKDVVDAVSQTPNQAKSEEKAQHTFINDISNHSEFEDDNRNQIEEKEITVLKGHKPLTRQNSGRATPTMMTAFLNSSQLEPFMSRETDSSNGQSSCNSSHSTSPVDESHKMMPSVGTMMMSRKHSCDSSTPKHSSLPRHLLKNLGCEGTPKHSPQKSNSVESPVRPHPRVLTRVAALAGGAGPQCPPTPTHHARRPRPAPPPDLHPPPVQDADDRLHSENFEMVEFTNELRTSEIRSPNMEFVNSNHFTIVHAGPPEDVVLRRPRPVEDIDDNDNAVASPTPLRHMAGIRLPSIPERASRQMALTGDFPANMIGGIIECEEPLPAGWEARMDSHGRVFYIDHINRSTTWQRPGLNGAAPRSPAPEVQRRQLDRRYQSIRRTMTRTQLAGAEAGACAASCSRAPDPAPHAPHPAAFFLARPDFYSILHMNQEASALYNGNSTLKHMISKIRRDTTSFERYQHNRDLVALVNMFSEPNRDLPLGWDTKLDRNGKRFFVDHVMRRTTFIDPRVPRATPAPCAAALGGGVYSPLLPQRRRPLADVPAPTPPPRPPLSAADAQAQNMHHEIPVAYNDKVVAFLRQPNIMSILRERCGCGGRAAREVNSVRVEGPPALARYQNDVQLTCLPQSRRATSASSGACRLPDAPAAT comes from the exons ATGTCTGAGGAACATGACGTGGAGTGTCCTGTGAAAGATGACAAGTCGACAGACGAAAACGAGGGGCCGGTCGCCGAAGATGCGGCGGATGACCCAGCGACGGAAGTACCGGATGTACCAAAAGTACCAGGAGTACCAGAAGTACCGGGTGTACCCGAACCAAGTGCCAACACATCCAAAGAAGACAGTGCCATAGACAAAGAGACGTTGAGTAGTGAGGTGGATGAGAAGAAGGATTTATATGGTGCCAATGACAAAGGAAACCTCAGCTGGACGGTGGAAGGGAACGAGTTCAGGGTGTCATGGAGCCTACCAGAGGGAGCGACCACGGCGAAAGACTACATCGCGCTATGTTATACAG AGTCGGCGGGCAACGTCGGCGTCGTCGGGCGCGTGCCGGCTACCGGATGCGCCAGCGGCGACATAATGTGGCTTCTTGATGAGCCTAATCAACCTTATGaag ACTGTGAACAACTGCTATGTTTTCGTTACTACAATGGCGAAGGCGAGGAGTGCGCAGCGGAGTCATCCGCTCTTCCCGCGCGGTTCAAGGTGGATCTCAAGAAACTGCCTCTCCGACTCAGAGAGGGAATGTCCAGGAAACGAAGCGGCGACCAGGTGTCGCCGTTTTCCTACAACAACGAGAGCTTCGAAATGAACTCGGAGAATCCGCCCCGCGTCGAGTTTGTGCCCGGCACCAGTCACGAAATCAAACATCTCAGCGATAACGTCAACAAATGCTCAATTAGTGCTTTAGAAAGTAACGGGAACAATCTCGAACAAACAAAATGTGATCCTAGTAAATCTCTAGTTAGTAATTTAAGCCAAGAATctcaaaatgtaaatagtgaATCTCGAAGTGCAACAGACTGCCGACCGACGTCATCAGGAGTCAAGAAGAAGTGCCCCCCGCCGGTAGACACGGGCGGCGGGCAAGCCCTTAATGGCGTCAAGAAAAAATCTATAGTTAATAGCGGCTTTGACTCGCCCACTTCTCCAGGCACagagtattataaaatatggtCACCAAAGAATCCTTGCAAAATAATGAAGTTCGTTTACGACGTAGAGAGTGCGACTGTGCCCAGTGAGGCTGAAAAATCTCCAGTACCACCCTTACCGCCGAGACAATCGCATAAACCGCTCGAGAGAATGCACGCATTATCCCCGCCACAGGTACCACGACATAGAAAgccaaaaaaattaacaaagccAGAAGACGCGTTCAACTTTGAATTGATAGACACCGATGAACAATTCTTTACGGACAATAACATAACCAACTCATCCACCCTACAAGGAGAGCTTAACGATTTTAAACCAGGCGAATTTTACTCGGGCAATCAAATAGCAACTTCATCAACGGCCAGTTTTTGGAGAGGTGGACAAAATGTTGCGCCTTTAGCGACACCAGAAACTGATGGCAGCTTGTGTGAATCAACTATTTCATCAATGAAATTATCTAGGTTAAATGAAGAGAAGAGATCAAAAGATGTACCTGATGGCGCGCCTAGCGTTAGTAGGAGTAAGATACTGTTTATAAAAGATATAGGTCCTGATAATTACATAACGACGACGTTCGCGCGGAGAGACAAGCCCAGTCCTCCTAAAGACGTGGTCGATGCTGTTAGCCAAACGCCAAACCAAGCCAAGTCTGAAGAGAAAGCTCAACACACATTCATAAATGATATTAGTAATCATTCTGAGTTTGAAGATGATAACAGAAAtcaaattgaagaaaaagaaataacagtATTAAAAGGGCACAAGCCCCTTACGAGGCAAAACTCAGGACGTGCAACACCTACAATGATGACGGCGTTTTTAAACTCATCTCAGTTGGAGCCATTTATGTCAAGAGAAACTGACAGTTCAAATGGTCAAAGTTCTTGTAATTCATCACATTCTACATCACCTGTCGATGAATCACATAAAATGATGCCTAGTGTGGGTACTATGATGATGAGCCGGAAACATTCTTGCGACTCGTCAACGCCAAAACATTCTAGCTTACCTAGGCACTTGCTAAAGAATCTTGGATGCGAGGGCACGCCTAAGCATTCGCCTCAGAAGTCGAACAGCGTGGAGAGTCCGGTGCGGCCGCACCCGCGCGTGCTGACCCGCGTGGCGgcgctggcgggcggcgcgggcccGCAGTGCCCGCCCACGCCCACGCACcacgcgcgccgcccgcgccctgcGCCGCCGCCCGACCTGCACCCGCCGCCCGTGCAGGACGCGGACGACAGGCTACACTCGGAGAACTTCGAAATGGTCGAGTTTACAAATGAACTAAGAACTTCAGAAATCAGATCGCCAAACATGGAATTTGTAAACAGCAATCACTTTACGATAGTACACGCAGGACCTCCTGAGGACGTAGTGTTGAGGAGGCCGAGACCAGTGGAAGATATTGATGATAACGACAACGCAGTTGCGTCACCGACGCCACTGCGGCATATGGCGGGAATAAGATTACCATCAATACCAGAGAGAGCTTCAAGACAAATGGCTTTAACGGGAGATTTTCCGGCCAATATGATCGGAGGGATTATTGAATGCGAAGAACCGTTACCTGCAG GTTGGGAGGCTCGCATGGACAGCCACGGGCGCGTGTTCTACATCGACCACATCAACCGTAGCACGACGTGGCAGCGGCCCGGCCTCAacggcgccgcgccgcgctcgcctGCGCCTGAAGTGCAGCGGCGGCAACTCGACCGCCG CTACCAGTCCATCCGTCGCACGATGACGCGCACGCAGCTGGCGggcgcggaggcgggcgcgTGCGCGGCGTCGTGCTCGCGCGCGCCCGACCCCGCCCCCCACGCGCCGCACCCCGCCGCCTTCTTCCTGGCCAGGCCCGACTTCTACTCCATCCTGCACATGAACCAG GAAGCGTCCGCCTTATACAACGGGAACTCCACACTGAAGCACATGATCTCCAAGATACGCCGCGACACGACGTCGTTCGAGCGGTACCAGCACAACCGGGACCTGGTCGCACTCGTCAACATGTTCAGCGAGCCTAACCGGGACCTGCCGCTAGGATGGGACACCAAGCTCGACAGGAATGGCAAG CGTTTCTTCGTGGACCACGTGATGCGTCGCACCACGTTCATCGACCCGCGAGTCCCGCGCGCGACGCCCGCCCCCTGCGCGGCGGCGCTGGGCGGCGGCGTCTACTCCCCGCTCCTGCCGCAGCGGCGCCGCCCGCTCGCCGACGTGCCG GCACCTACTCCACCTCCTCGGCCACCGCTATCAGCTGCAGATGCGCAGGCGCAGAACATGCACCACGAAATTCCCGTTGCGTATAATGATAAG GTAGTGGCGTTCCTCCGGCAGCCCAACATAATGTCGATCCTGCGCGAGCGCTGCGGCtgcggcgggcgcgctgcgcGAGAGGTGAACAGCGTGCGCGTGGAGGGGCCGCCCGCGCTCGCCAGGTACCAGAACGACGTGCAGCTCACCTGCCTGCCTCAG
- the LOC113508767 gene encoding uncharacterized protein LOC113508767 encodes MKYIYKMESVLISIAVILCSVLLVKVLYKLRSALPWPVNCWFCNKNCWVKYPERNSWTCLECEQYNGFTKDGDYNKPVTAFNDQSMKTPKVFQNSPPKNGLCKMCNINQQLKVTQLANFVPMNEKNFDSEIESYRLQLEKAYKLCNPCRKVLQMKLHKEKESLLGSKLLETRTVDKRNQKKDKQNELLKKLINNTSMLTAVILFILVSFELYTNLSLRYKNLLSTITNIKEIIIGLLQRIYSIIEMKTNMTFPTLENYFYDIDIVSMMPKSFNFRQIPIDHVNLMTQKVLGCFLCILQIIGHIWNTHSLKHSIVIDLQWLVFVIATLGQHYLAVEPIYLSSIKTLCTLIALLTYKSIKAETKMTFMKSPSTARRMKNLASSSASTLIDDDDDPMHLDTDDDVSLSKFGLHNFSESSNETLGQLNASMLNGRSFTPRIDGIWTKPKLNSTFCVNSVTSKSPSSVSDTIFVKPSFNKYQKLMKDDSDSELDESISSLCISSPTKTKKKTNSIFSLRKFTATPSFVAPTPLARSRPLISPSKLGHSTSWVAGGYWGSEGERQIFSIDGSRSSSQSSGFESQTSSMNQRNLFSQPPSREESICGEPMVLDRFPSMSNLTGFQSPQNFSRVSSPVFPQMQYNGHVHIPQPQFAQQHTMSPNMFAQQQQFVPGSLFKAPPGGSGLIKLPPVNSFTPR; translated from the exons GATGGCGATTACAACAAACCCGTCACAGCATTTAATGACCAATCTATGAAGACACCAAAGGTATTCCAAAACAGTCCACCTAAGAATGGTCTCTGCAAGATGTGTAACATAAATCAGCAGCTCAAAGTGACACAGCTGGCCAACTTTGTTCCTATGAATGAGAAAAACTTTGATAGTGAAATAGAATCATATCG GTTGCAATTAGAAAAAGCTTATAAGCTATGCAATCCTTGCCGAAAAGTCCTTCAAATGAAATTGCACAAAGAAAAGGAATCCCTGCTGGGATCTAAACTACTAGAAACAAGGACAGTAGACAAGAGAAATCAAAAGAAAGACAAACAGAATGAACTGTtgaaaaaacttataaacaataCCTCAATGCTAACTGCAGTTATACTTTTTATACTGGTTTCTTTTGAACTTTACACAAACTTATCATTAAGATACAAGAATTTACTTAGTACAATAACTAATATAAAGGAGATAATAATAGGTCTTCTACAAAGAATATACTCTATCATTGAAATGAAGACAAATATGACATTCCCtactttagaaaattatttctatGACATAGATATTGTAAGCATGATgccaaaaagttttaattttagacaGATACCTATAGACCATGTTAATTTGATGACACAGAAAGTTTTGGGAtgctttttatgtattttacaaattattggACACATTTGGAACACCCACAGCTTGAAACATTCTATTGTAATTGACCTACAATGGCTGGTGTTTGTTATTGCAACATTAGGACAACACTACTTGGCTGTGGAACCTATTTATTTGAGTTCAATTAAG ACATTATGTACTTTGATAGCATTATTGACATACAAATCAATCAAGGCAGAAACTAAAATGACTTTCATGAAGTCCCCTTCGACGGCAAGACGTATGAAGAACCTGGCTAGCTCGTCCGCCAGCACGCttattgatgatgatgacgaccCTATGCATTTAGACACTGATGATGACGTGTCGTTGAGTAAATTTGGATTACACAACTTCTCAGAGTCCTCAAACGAAACTTTAGGCCAGCTTAATGCCAGCATGTTGAATGGCAGATCTTTCACCCCGAGAATTGATGGTATATGGACAAAACCTAAATTGAATTCGACATTTTGTGTAAATTCTGTGACAAGCAAAAGTCCTAGTTCTGTATCTGATACCATATTTGTCAAACCTTCTttcaataaatatcaaaaactaaTGAAAGACGATTCCGACTCTGAGTTAGACGAAAGCATCAGTTCCTTGTGCATAAGCAGCCcaacaaaaacgaaaaagaaaacgAATTCAATTTTCTCATTAAGAAAATTTACTGCTACTCCTAGTTTCGTCGCTCCGACGCCCTTGGCTCGTTCCCGGCCGCTGATATCGCCGAGCAAGTTGGGTCATAGTACTTCCTGGGTGGCGGGCGGTTACTGGGGCTCCGAAGGCGAGCGCCAGATTTTCAGCATTGACGGTAGTCGTTCGTCGAGCCAGAGTTCTGGTTTCGAATCTCAAACATCTAGCATGAATCAGCGCAATTTGTTTTCGCAGCCTCCTTCCCGCGAAGAGTCCATCTGTGGTGAGCCGATGGTACTTGATCGGTTTCCATCTATGAGCAATCTGACTGGATTCCAGTCTCCACAGAACTTTAGTCGAGTTAGCTCGCCAGTATTTCCTCAAATGCAGTATAATGGGCATGTCCATATACCTCAGCCTCAATTTGCTCAACAACATACGATGTCCCCGAACATGTTCGCTCAGCAGCAGCAGTTCGTGCCGGGCAGCCTATTCAAAGCGCCGCCGGGCGGCTCCGGGCTTATCAAGCTGCCGCCAGTCAATTCCTTCACACCTCGCTAA
- the LOC113508776 gene encoding uncharacterized protein LOC113508776 isoform X1 — protein MAACTVTTRPKSPSRTQAISKALVNRPIYSNGVLIGNWVEDRIECPKTGTLYFPPEEKIDYQKMKPQSRQPDFRQNKLNSTQSNISSIIRHDSHDACPNYATSNDLVYNHLPKNLCGPIQRHYQRAKHQFYPQPDLLKCFGNVTEWGLRKHMKYEWKCTDVSDYISTLYDDTFVPPKPHQYLQSNERKPRDSTFTKSFHYKMTKSKR, from the exons ATGGCTGCATGTACAGTGACTACGAGACCGAAGTCGCCGAGTCGCACACAGGCTATATCTAAAGCCTTAGTGAACCGCCCTATTTACAGCAACGGCGTGCTCATAG gtaactgggttgaagaccGGATAGAATGTCCAAAGACCGGCACCCTCTACTTCCCTCCAGAAGAAAAAATAGATTATCAAAAAATGAAGCCACAATCACGGCAGCCAGATTTCAGgcagaataaattaaatagtacaCAG AGTAATATCTCATCGATAATAAGACACGACAGCCACGACGCGTGCCCAAATTATGCGACGAGCAATGACTTGGTGTACAACCACCTGCCTAAAAATTTGTGTGGTCCGATTCAACGGCATTATCAGCGAGCTAAGCATCAGTTCTATCCACAGCCAGATTTGTTGAAATGTTTT GGCAACGTGACAGAATGGGGATTGAGAAAACACATGAAGTATGAATGGAAATGTACGGATGTGTCAGACTACATCTCCACCTTGTACGACGACACGTTTGTACCGCCGAAACCCCACCAGTATTTACAAAGCAACGAGAGGAAGCCGCGGGATTC GACTTtcacaaaaagttttcattataaGATGACGAAATCAAAACGATGA
- the LOC113508776 gene encoding uncharacterized protein LOC113508776 isoform X2, translating to MILSGCRKGNWVEDRIECPKTGTLYFPPEEKIDYQKMKPQSRQPDFRQNKLNSTQSNISSIIRHDSHDACPNYATSNDLVYNHLPKNLCGPIQRHYQRAKHQFYPQPDLLKCFGNVTEWGLRKHMKYEWKCTDVSDYISTLYDDTFVPPKPHQYLQSNERKPRDSTFTKSFHYKMTKSKR from the exons ATGATCCTCTCAGGTTGTCGTAAAG gtaactgggttgaagaccGGATAGAATGTCCAAAGACCGGCACCCTCTACTTCCCTCCAGAAGAAAAAATAGATTATCAAAAAATGAAGCCACAATCACGGCAGCCAGATTTCAGgcagaataaattaaatagtacaCAG AGTAATATCTCATCGATAATAAGACACGACAGCCACGACGCGTGCCCAAATTATGCGACGAGCAATGACTTGGTGTACAACCACCTGCCTAAAAATTTGTGTGGTCCGATTCAACGGCATTATCAGCGAGCTAAGCATCAGTTCTATCCACAGCCAGATTTGTTGAAATGTTTT GGCAACGTGACAGAATGGGGATTGAGAAAACACATGAAGTATGAATGGAAATGTACGGATGTGTCAGACTACATCTCCACCTTGTACGACGACACGTTTGTACCGCCGAAACCCCACCAGTATTTACAAAGCAACGAGAGGAAGCCGCGGGATTC GACTTtcacaaaaagttttcattataaGATGACGAAATCAAAACGATGA